AGGGGTGTGGCTACTAAAGAAAATAATGGAGGACAACCTTCAAAAGTTGGTAAGTCTGCCAATGACCCAGATGCATAATTTGAATCTCTTTGGCACTAAATGCAAAACCTGCAACAGGTCTCTCACCAGCcaggtgccatttataatactggtgcctTTTTATCTAGTAGGGAAGTCACTGGGATCTACCAGGTGCTATGGTCTGGGGGAGACTACTACCTCTGCGCCTAATAAAAAGGCCTCACTGTCTAAGAGGATTTCAGTAttgtaaatggcacatggtaggtcaGGGACCTTGCTATAGGCCTAGGCCATTGGAACATAAAAATTCAATGATTTAGGTAATAGTTACTAATGGCGCCTTGCGCGCTTGTCAATGCCACCAAATTGTACAACTTGCAAATTAGGCCTCATTTATCAGTGTCTttgtgcccatagaaaccaatcacagctcagcatTCACTTCTTAAACTTCTCAGAAAAAAGCTGTGTTGTGCTTTCTTTTTCTTAGAAACGTGGACCATGGTTTTTGGGAAATTTAAGTTCAAGGGATGAAAGAAGATTATCATTAATATTGTAAAATAATATGAAGCAACAAAAATTATGTAAATTGCATTGGATTTTTCCAGATGCTGCACACGGACTAATACAGTTGGCATTGCATGTTATAAAACTTCCTATACTTTACACCACATCATGGTTGGCCACATTTACTCCAATATTTCCACCAAAAAAAGGCATGCTCCATTAGTAAATATAGTGATTTTCTTCTTACCCATACATACCAATATTCTTGTTGAAAAATTCAGGGCATTTAACTCCCAGCCATGAACCCAACAGGGCCACCCACTTTTGGATGGAGCTTACACAAGCCCTACCCATTTTCAGGCTGGGACAGcccaaatttgccaggactgtctctgaaaattagagATTTTAAGCAACTATGCTTACCCCTTTTATTACTGACAAGGAAGGTGCTAAAGGTGcccaaaacacataaaaaatgtgGCACTTGCCATGTACTCAACATTtttggagcagtatgtgtaaGAACGtttggcttagggctcatgcccacaaccacatgtattttgtggtccgcaaaatatggatactgttcatgttgcatctgcatttttgaGGGCCCATCGAATTTAGTGGGTCCATAGTCCACATTTTGCGGCCaggtatagaacatgttctatctatttgtggaatggacataccgATGCAGAGAGCATGTGAAttatccatgtgctttccgcatgaGTATGTCCATTTCACAAAAAGATAAAATACGTCCACAAAATGTGAACCACAAacccactgaagtctatgggtccacaaaaaaaaatatgtggatgGCACACAGACTGCagacatattttgcggatccgcggtttccgttcgtgtgcatgaggctttactaaAAGGATTAAAGACATTTAGGTTTTACCATATTTTACTCACTTTATAGCTGTGAAGTATCGTGTTAACCAACAAGTATTAAAACAAATGggtttaatatatttttcttcttgtacaGAATTTTGAATTACACCCCGGATCTTCCAGTCTCTGTGGTTGACAATTCGATCCAGAGGGCACTCAACGTTTGGAGCCAAGTCACTCCACTTAGCTTCACCAGAGTAAACAATGGAGACGCCGATATTCTCATCCAGTTCAATGCGCGATGTAAGTAGGTCTATACAGCAGGTATATATAGGTATACTGGGCTGGGCCATTAAGGCTCTGCTCTCATTGTCGGGAGGATTTTCTGACGTATAACCCTAACAGAGGACTGTAACATATGATACTGTATAGCCATGCAGTGACATTTGTTGCCCATAGGACATAAAACAGATAAATCATatcctgttatgtatataatgatAATAATTTCTATCATTTTATTGCAGCACATAATGATCAGAATCCATTCGATGGCCCCAATGGTGTACTGGCTCATGCCTATGGTCCTGGTGCTAGAATCGGAGGTGATGCCCATTTTGATGAAGATGAGAGATGGACAGATAACCAAGCAGGTACGCTGCTGGAAAGTTATACTGTTATTTTCCGTAATATAGATATGCATATATTTCTCTTGTCGGCAGGTTGTCCAAGTgtgaggggttttctgagactttttaactgatgTTTTATCCTCcgaattggtcatcagtatctgatcaggtggggtccaacacccgggaacctcgccgatcagctgtttgagaaggcctcaGCAGGCCTTAGATCAGTGACGTTTTGTTTATCGGTCACACAACCTAGGCGCAGATTAGCCCCTTTCAAGTGGAAATGTCATTGGTTAAAAAAGTATCAGAAAATCCctctaatttatttttttaagacaggGAAGTTCTTAGAATAGCAAAAACCTTATAGTCACTGCCCCGTTCCACTTCCGTTCCTGCTTCAACACTCCAATCCTCCCAGTCTCTGCTGTCATGATGTCATGTTTTTGGCTGAAGCCATGACATGTAACCGCTGCTGTTGGCTGTTGACCCCTCGTTATACTCTGTCTGTATCTGTAAGGAGACAGGGTGCTCTATGAGTTGCTTCCCTTTggagactcctgctgcagaaGAGGGCCATTCCCCTCCCTGCCCCATGACTTGACTTGTCTGCTTCCAACTTCTAGACTCCCTATAGCTTCATGCAATCCCTCCCTTGGTAGAaaacaggactagcccacttctgcccaaaaggagggagaatggaatggtaagttccattctgtcTAAAGGTACTctttctgccagatacactgccacctgctggacaaccaggtatattacatgaacataacagtttcatagcaATGCTATTAATGCACAATAtcaaaggacctggaataaatacacagattacaTTATTTGTTAGcctattagagacagtagcagggtgtaggaatggtagtgctAGTCACTGCTACAGCCAGGAAAACCAAGTCCAGTGGGAAGGACAAGGTGGCAGTGCTGGAATAGTGGTCGggactgtgatttatttttttttttttattctaatatCTTCCGTTTCTTAGCTTTCTTTTGTTagagattttaatttttattaattttttgttgcATTATTAGATGTAAGTCTATAGAAGTGAAATCCTGGgtgaataattttttaaaaaccagCCATTTTGAAGGCATACAGTTCCTTTCTGTATTGTCTCTATAGACAGTGCAACAGACTCTATGTCAGCTGCAATGAATGGAGCTAACTGACGGAGAAATGTCAATAGATTATTATAGACTCCAGAAAATGATAGGGTTCAGCCTTCCCCAGAGACCAAGGAGCGACAGGGCAGCTGCGTACAGAGCTTTATCTGTCTGTGTGGTGTACAGTGTTACCATCCTGCCTTTTATAAGCTTCCACCAGAACAGTagcaattttattattttcctctctGCTGATCTTgtcccagtctacacagcaaaggaGGAGACCGGAGATGTCTGCCTATTGTGTGTGCTCCAGTGTCCAGTGGGAATTTTCCCATGCAATATTCTTTTAATAAGGCAAGAAAATAAATTAACTACAAATGTAACCATATTTGTCCGTAGCTGCCACCATACTAGAACCATAGGTAAAGAAGCTATGAACATTTGCTGAATAGCTTTCTCCTTATAACCTTTACCTACCTTTTCCTTAGGCTTCAATCTATTTCTGGTGGCAGCACATGAATTTGGTCATTCCTTGGGACTCGGTCACTCCGATGACCGTCGCGCCTTGATGTTCCCCACCTACCGCTATGTAAACACAAACAACTATCGCCTGTCTCAAGACGACGTCAATGGAATACAGTCACTATACGGCAGACGGCGCATGTAACTGCTTCCTACCAGTCGGGTGGCCCTTTATCTAACAGTGCTTTGATGGAAGGGCGTGAAATGCTTGTGCATTGGTATAATCCTGCAATAAGAGTAAATATCTGAAAGTGTGACTAGAGATGAGACAAATAGCAAATGGTGGCTTGCTGCATTTGCAATATAACTATATCTATGCTGGTAACGACTTACCAAAGGCAAGCAGAACtgtaagctgtagtggatggaaATGAAGAGAAGATCCAGGTTCCTTGAACTCAAAGCCTTTATTTCAAATCACATAAAATCCATGGAGAGAAACCTGTAAAGTTGGCACATTTCGTCCAACAGCATGGTTGAACCGTGGTCGAAACGCTTCAACATTTCATTTTTCTTCCTATGGATATTATGCGATTTGAAATAAAGGCTTCAAGTTCGTGGACGCTGGATCTTCTCTTCATCTTCATCTACTATTGTGTCTCCGATGCGTCTGTTCATCCACAGTGACCAGTAAGATGGTTTTACTTTCAGTGTAAGCTGTAGTACTCCACATATGTTGTATGCAAAGGGCTTGAAAATGGCTGACTTTTATCACATGTGTATAGCCAGTTTCAAATAAACAATACCTTGCTTTGaaggatgtgatttttttttttttactgtgccaAAGGGGTTAAAAACCTGTGCATCAGAGGCCATTCATTTTGGCAATGAGTAGTAGTCACCAGCTCAAAGACATCTTCAATATGACCTTTCAAAGTGTATTTTTTGACAATAGATCACTTTAACAGTATTTCGCTTTAAAAAGGCTATCAAAGGTTAGAAGAcagatttgttattttattttacagaaaCAGTTCTAGTCTTGTCTTTAGGCTGTGACTGTTATGCAAATCACCTCCGGTAAAGTAATTGTGGTTAAGGTATTATACCTGGCACAATTCATGGACAAAAGTGGTGCTTCTGAAAAATAAACAGACTCCTTTTTTAATCCTCGACAAcccatttatgcttaaaggggttgtcccactttgctgtttcaatcttaccagcagtaaatgtcctgataacttcctgcttctcaggcagttgagtgaaggccacgccccctcatgactcaccctcagagctcagtccgtgctcgttcatgtggatgagtcatccacatggagcctgcagagtatgtaaagcccatccccctgctggggaatcactcagtgaccactgaccaatgctagtgaactaatggagtaacttgtggctgtcctgcaatctaatacacttacacataaaacctgtgttacaaacccattctgtgcagcaaaaacaataaatcactacagcccaaatgcatgttagctagtagccatatgatctgtgctagatatagatagatatattcactgacttattacccagctttcccgatgtctgatattataactgacttattacccagctttcccggtatcagatattatcactgacttattacccagctttcccggtatcagatattatcactgacttattacccagctttcccggtatcagatattatcactgacttattacccagctttcccagtgtacaatattatcactgactcattacccagctttcccggtgtacaatattatcactgacttattacccagctttcccggtgtacaataatattacagacttattacccagctttcccggtatcagatattatcactgacttattacccagctttcccggtgtacaataatattacagacttattacccagctttcccggtgtacaatattatcactgacttattacccagctttcccggtgtacaatattatcactgacttattacccagctttcccggtgaacaatattatcactgacttattacccagctttcccggtatcagatattatcactgacttattacccagctttcccggtatcagatattatcactgacttattacccagctttcccggtgtacaatattatcactgacttattacccagctttcccggtgtacaatattatcactgacttattacccagctttcccggtgtacaataatattacagacttattacccagctttcccggtgtacaataatattacagacttattacccagctttcccggtgtacaatattatcactgacttattacccagctttcccggtgtacaatattatcactgacttattacccagctttcccggtgaacaatattatcactgacttattacccagctttcccggtatcagatattatcactgacttattacccagctttcccggtatcagatattatcactgacttcttacccagctttcccggtgaacaatattatcactgacttattacccagctttcccggtgaacaatattatcactgacttattacccagctttcccggtgaacaatattatcactgacttattacccagctttcccggtatcagatattatcactgacttattacccagctttcccggtaaagctgggtaataagtcagtgataatatctgataccgggaaagctgggtaataagtcagtgataatattgtacaccgggaaagctgggtaataagtcagtgataatatctgataccgggagagctgggtaataagtcagtgataatatctgataccgggaaagctgggtaataagtctgtaatattattgtacaccgggaaagctgggtaataagtcagtgataatattgtacaccgggaaagctgggtaataagtctgtaatattattgtacaccgggaaagctgggtaataagtcagtgataatatctgataccgggaaagctgggtaataagtcagtgataatattgtacaccgggaaagctgggtaataagtctgtaatattattgtacaccgggaaagctgggtaataagtctgtaatattattgtacaccgggaaagctgggtaataagtctgtaatattattgtacaccgggaaagctgggtaataagtcagtgataatatctgataccgggaaagctgggtaataagtcagtgataatatctgatacggggaaagctgggtaataaatcttatagacttattacccagctttcccggtgtctgatattatcactgacctattacccagcttatatggggggggggggggcatctgtggagggcacttatggggtgggggcatctgtggaggacacttatggggtgggggggcatctgtggagggcacttatggggtgggggggcatctgtggagggcacttatggggtgggggcatctgtggagtgcacttatggggtggggggggcatctgtggagggcacttatggggtggggggggcatctgtgaagggcacttatggggtgggggcatctgtggagtgcacttatggggtgggggcatctgtggagtgcacttatggggtgggggcatctgtggagtgcatttatggggtgggggcatctgtggatggcacttatggggtgggggggcatctgtggagggcacttatggggtgggggggggggcatctgtggattgctgcctggactccttctgggcgccggagcacacggcgtcctcggttgctatgacgccgtgcgctccctcatgctgccggaaaacagtaatacactgctatgatctgtaagatgtatcactgtattccggtgtcaggagggagcgcacggcgtcatagcaaccgaggacgccgtgtgctccggcgcccagaaggagtcgGCCCGTGACTAATAGGGCCCAGGGGAGCATATCAATCACTAACCTCTGCCACCGTGATCTTCCAgggccctcctccctcctctagaATCTGCAGGACAGCAGCGTAGCAGGCAGACAGTCTCTCTCCCCGGCACTATCTCCAGCATGCAGGACACGCCTCCCCAGCTTGTAAAACAGCCATGTGTGCGCGTTCTCGAGCGGCCGGCTGGGGAGAAGGTAGgacattgtgcgcaggcgcggcacatacaagccccgcaagtatctggccgtatccatgggatacaggtagacaacagaggcgcagatgaaggcatttttcaggagaaccgtgcaagttaggaaatggaagttatttagaagattattcaaggacacttggggaaactgattaacagcaattaatgaaatgggacaacccctttaaatgataactccaataaaaaacaaacatgaaAAATCCTCTATTCTGTGATCCTAACtgctcagtgggggtctgaccactagGACCTAATTCTAGCAGTCCCATCGAATGTCAGGGTGCATGCTCGGCCTGTCGCTCCATCAGGATAGGAACATGGGAATCTGGGATCCCCGTTCTTGGGATCTGTAGGGGTCTACCACCAGTTATTTAtcacttatcctgtggatagggaataactttcaTACTTTACATAACTCCTAGCCGACCATGCATATTCAATAGCTGTCCGCTGAACGATCTTTCGTCTCTTCCGACTCCCTCGGTAAAATGTGTATACGTATGCAATGGGGGACAAGGAGAAAGACAATGCCAGACACATCAggtggcagcttatctcccaGTAAAACAAAAGGATCCGGTGAAAATGTCCTCTTTGGAGAGAGTCGGGAtcaccccatacacattagtgttggCTGAACACAACGTTCTTGGCGGGTTTAGCCGACAATACACTGTGTCTAGGGGCCTTTAGAGGGGTACATATGAAACACAGGTCAATGGCTGCTGGGAGTGCTGCCAGCTCATAGCTAATCTAATCTCATCATCTCAACGGCTTTAAAATAGCAGGAAAAATTACCATGCAGAATGTGCTTCCATTACCTATGCAGCAATAAAATCACTGATAAAATATCTGCGCCTCATTGTCTTCAAAGATGGAAAATACATGTActggaaaccccccccccactgtacaatgtaaagggataaaggatagctgctaggccaagaagccaggaaaagggaagcaggtcacctcctatagcgtgcctaatcctctccctaactcctcaccgtatgagcggacctggatggtaggacggctcataccctgagtcgccctgagaatccctcacaaaggaACTAAGGAAAGGCGCCCTGTTCTTCCAGGAcatggaagaacaggagtctctaaagaCCTAGTAGCATGGAAGGAGTGACCATACACAGCAAGAGGaccggcaggtaagaacacaagacaacacacttacctgccgaagtctccatgactggaacccgtgcatacgtacaggagccctaacaccaaacagcaCGCCATACCAGCAACGCACACAGCTATCCAGCACACCAAACTCCACCAGGACTCCCATgccgcaaggtgcatggcagacccaggcagcgctgcatacaggctagtAGTTaacccctctgggaaaccaacccccttccagaggacacaacacacagggaaaacgtcttacatacatgcagggacaaacaccaacaacagcccagacatgtaacaacaatcaagacgtacaacacactctaaacataaacccacacctaacatacaacaagtgaggtagggtaaAAGGAGCATACACAGGtagacaatttatgtccaacaaggtggtcctcaaggactgggcagaatcacCCAGGAAAGGAACTGAGCTCCAACACCAAACAAGGCTAGAGTACCACTGCccccagccaggaagccacagataaagtccagctagtggccacacccaggacacaccaacATCCCCACTAGCTAGAGGAATAACCCCtcactcaccaaacagcagggagacacaccttaaaggggacaACCGCagtcaaacaacaatatgaccgtgacagctAGCCAACATGGGTGAAAATTATCTGTTATGCCTTAATGCTTTGCCCTCTTGGGTTTTGCCTGACCTCTTTCTGATCTCTTGTAATAAAGCCAAGCTTCTATATGaacagtacagtaaggcctcctgcacacaaccgtttttttccccccgtttactggccgttttttgcgttccgtatacggtccgtatacggaaccattcatttcaatggttccgcaaaaaaaaggaatgtactctgtatggattcagtttccgtatttccgtttttccgttccgtttaaagatagaacatgtcctattattgcccgcaaatcacgttccgtggctccattcaagtcaatgggtccgcaaaaaaacggaacacatatggaaatgcatccgtatgtcttccgtttccgttctgttttttgcagaaccatctattaaaaatgttatgcccagcccaattttatctatgtaattactgtatgtatattgtatatgccatacagaaaaactgaaacgcaacggaaacaaaaaacggaacaacggatccgtgaaaacggactgcaaaacactgaaaaagccatactgttgtgtgcatgagccctaagtcagagGTATACACAGATATTATAGGACCCCCATAGCAAAATTGTTACAGCAGTGGCTCATGTAGTAATAACAGATCACAGCAGTCGATCTTTATCCAAGGTTGCTTTTTTATTGCTGAGTACATAAAAGTCAAGCGGCAGTACGTGTGTTAACGTTTTTGGCGTgcaggccttcatcagacactgtgCCGCAGTTTGGTATAAGAAACACTGAAAATAACTAAACGAAACAATGACTGATGTAACACTGAGAATAACTAATAATACCGAAAATGACTATGCTCGAAATAGATTTACTCCACAAGTGTTACGCTGGTTACAAAATGCTGCTGTTGTATCCACTGGAATATTATGGTGATACTTCTACAAATAGGGACAAGAAGAAAAGACATATATCCGGGTGATTCTGATGAAATATTAAGGTCTTGTCAGCGGAGGTTTGTATGGATACGATAATCTATGTCATCGTGATGGTAAACAGAGCTCCATAAATATACAATAGGTACATTCAAGGTAATAGTCTACTGTACTAATGGGAGATAATAGAGTCACCTCATCTTGCTAAAAGGTCAATTCTGTCTAGTGGTAAGGAACACTTGATGAGGTCATAGTCTCCTGTAGTGGACTTACCTGTGCTGCAGTTTGGTTTTTAAGAAAAAGAGTGAAATCACACCATAGGAGAAGGTGCTTATCCGCACCAGTGGCAAGAGGTGTGAAGAGCTGCCCGCCCAGTGCAGGTAGAATTAGAAGTTAGAAAAATTGCAAACTTCCAGGAACGGCACATGTGGCCTGGAGTGCATGGTTACCACGGACGCCGGGCATTTCAAGCACCGGAAGTCGGCCGGGCAGTGAAACGCACGGAGACCGAAAGttgcgttccacagaccggaagGGAGTCTGGCCGTGGAGCGCAAGCTGTCACTGGTATAAGGACTATGCAGACAGTATGTTAGAGGAGAGAAGCAGTGTAAAACCAGGTAAATAAGAGGGAAAAAGTGGAAGGAATGGCAAAATAAGGAATAGAGGGACATGGAAGAGATAGTGAAGGAAAGCAAGAGAGACACAGGGAGGGGATAGCAGGTGAGAGAAAAGGGAATAAAACAAGACAAGGAGGAAATAgcgaatatacaggtgaaactcgaaaaattagaatatcgtgcaaaagtccatttatttcagtaatgcaaattaaaaggaattgcattattgCAGCTTAAATATctaggttcaatattctaggctcaaagtgtcacactccagccagctaattaatccataccccctgagcaaaggggacctgagattgtgactttggggtttcataagctgtaagccataatcatccaaattataccaaataaaggcttgaaatatctcgctttgcctgtaatgagtctcatatattagtttcaccttttaagttgcattactgaaataaatgaactttgcacgatattcaaatttttcgagtttcagctGTATAAGGGACAGGAACTCTAAGCTAAAGAGGGCAGATGTTGTAACAGTAAATAAATCACAACACCACTAAAGGATACCCTTATGCGGGTATATTATTCTGGTATATTGTAGTGTCATTAAGTTGGCGTTGTACTCAGGCCTGTCGCTAcccaacaggcaaaacaagcaattgcttggggccccgagctggcccggggccaagCAGAGCCGGTGCCCGATGGTATATtgtaacccccaggcgttcccatggtgacagggacgcttgcctgcgggttagaatataccatcggatctgagttttacgagctcagtgagatcgtaaaaactcaaatccaatggcatattctaacccccaggcgttcccatggtgacggggatgcttgcctgggggttagaatatacagggccacgccgctcacagcagtatatttataaactaatcagtaactactttaactttaatcattgctcattgctgagctctttacttggattatttggatatcttactttgtcttagctccggtaatagcaggcagtgcgggggggccggcgctcactcactgaccgacgtcacgtgcctgctcctcccactaggcggcgcaggcgcgtgacgtcagtgagtgagcgccgcctgcactgcctgctgttaccggagctaagacaaagtaagatattcaaataatccaagtaaagagctcagcaatgagcaatgattaaagtagttactgattagtttataaatatactgctgtgagcgtcggggagggggatctgtggatggcactgtagggggatctgtggatggcagtgccatccacagatccccctacagtgccatccacagatccccccccccctaaacagtgccatccacagatctcccccctaaacagtgccatccacagatccccctaaacagtgccatccacagatcccccctaaacagtgccatccatgatccacagatccccccctcccctaaacagtgccatcatggcactgtttaggggaggggggatctgtggaaggcactgtttaggggggatctgtggatggcattgtttaggggggatctgtggatggcactgtttaggggggagatctgtggaaggcactgtttaggggggatctgttgatggcattgtttaggggggatctgtggatggcactgtttatgggaggagggatctgtggatggcactgtttaggggggagatctgtggatggcactggttaggggagggggggatctgtggaaggcactgtttaggggggatctgtggatggcattgtttaggggggatctgtggatggcactgtttaagggaggggggatctgtggatggcactgtttaggggaggagggatctgtggatggcactgtttaggggggagatctgtggatggcactgtttaggggaggggggaatctgtggaaggcactgtttagggggggatctgtggatggcattgtttgggggggatctgtggatggcactgtttaggggggagatctgtggatggcactgtgtaggggaggggggatctgtggatggcactgtttaggggaggagggatctgtggatggcactgtttaggggggagatctgtgggtggcactgtttaggggaggggggatctgtggatggcactgtttaggggggatctgtggatggcactgtttaggggggagatctgtggatggcactgtttatggggatctgtggatggcactgtttaggggagggggatctgtggatggcactgtttaggggaggagggatctgtggatggcactgtttaggggggagatctgtggatggcactgtttaggggaggggggatctgtggatggcactgtttagggggggatctgtggatggcactgtttaggggggagatctgtggatggcactgtttaggggggatctgtggatggcactgtttaggggagggggatctgtggatggcactgttcaaatttcatgcacattaaatgcaacagcagtatt
This is a stretch of genomic DNA from Bufo gargarizans isolate SCDJY-AF-19 chromosome 3, ASM1485885v1, whole genome shotgun sequence. It encodes these proteins:
- the LOC122930904 gene encoding collagenase 3-like, producing MMQVHCLVLLSLCYGALAMPRPENNEDVSSTDEDLAQDYLNKFYPPTSRDRKTFRERLEEMQKFFRMKVTGKLDTDTMDIMKAPRCGMPDVAEFSTFNGRPRWQKNSITYRILNYTPDLPVSVVDNSIQRALNVWSQVTPLSFTRVNNGDADILIQFNARSHNDQNPFDGPNGVLAHAYGPGARIGGDAHFDEDERWTDNQAGFNLFLVAAHEFGHSLGLGHSDDRRALMFPTYRYVNTNNYRLSQDDVNGIQSLYGRRRM